Proteins encoded within one genomic window of Bacillus sp. 1NLA3E:
- the rnpA gene encoding ribonuclease P protein component — protein MKKKFRIKKNKDFQIVFKQGKSFANRQFIIYVLKKNEQSKFRIGLSVSKKIGNSVMRNRIKRRIRQSFFELKDFIKEENDYVIIARKPAAEMEFHEIKSSLIHLLKLSKVLNRIPENKRENENI, from the coding sequence TTGAAAAAGAAATTTCGAATTAAAAAAAATAAAGATTTTCAAATTGTTTTCAAGCAAGGAAAATCCTTTGCTAACCGACAGTTTATTATTTATGTTCTGAAGAAAAATGAACAATCTAAGTTTAGGATTGGCCTTTCAGTCAGCAAAAAGATCGGTAATAGCGTTATGCGTAATAGGATAAAGAGGCGAATTCGCCAATCCTTTTTTGAATTAAAGGATTTCATTAAAGAAGAGAATGATTATGTCATTATTGCGAGGAAACCAGCAGCTGAAATGGAATTTCATGAAATAAAAAGCAGTCTTATTCATCTTTTAAAGCTTTCAAAAGTTTTAAACAGAATACCTGAAAACAAAAGGGAAAATGAAAACATTTAA